A DNA window from bacterium contains the following coding sequences:
- a CDS encoding Maf family protein produces MPVSFTKRLFRRKKLILASGSPRRKELMDLTGLKYQVITPTVSERVHPEEAPRDHVQRLALEKAISVAANNPDDVVLGCDTIVVVNGRAILGKPRNKKEAREMLTQIAGREHTVLSSVVAVWHRRGKQRAVTVETRVRVKQIEEWEMNWYLDSGEPMDKAGAYAIQGKGAIFIEGIVGSHTNVIGLPLMETVMLLRSFGVRL; encoded by the coding sequence ATGCCTGTAAGTTTTACCAAGCGCCTGTTCCGACGCAAGAAGCTCATCCTGGCCTCCGGTTCGCCCAGGCGGAAGGAGCTCATGGACCTCACGGGCCTGAAATACCAGGTCATTACCCCCACTGTGAGCGAGAGGGTCCACCCCGAGGAGGCGCCCAGGGACCACGTGCAGCGCCTGGCCCTGGAAAAGGCCATCAGCGTGGCGGCCAACAACCCGGACGACGTGGTGTTAGGGTGCGACACCATCGTCGTGGTGAACGGCCGCGCCATCCTCGGAAAGCCCCGCAACAAGAAAGAGGCCAGGGAGATGCTGACTCAGATCGCCGGGCGGGAGCACACCGTGCTGTCGAGCGTGGTGGCCGTGTGGCACCGCAGGGGCAAGCAGCGCGCGGTGACGGTGGAAACCCGCGTGCGGGTCAAGCAGATCGAGGAGTGGGAGATGAACTGGTACCTCGACAGCGGCGAGCCCATGGACAAGGCGGGGGCGTATGCCATCCAGGGGAAGGGGGCGATCTTCATAGAGGGGATCGTGGGGAGCCATACCAACGTCATAGGGCTGCCGCTGATGGAGACGGTGATGTTGCTGAGAAGTTTCGGGGTACGGCTCTAG
- a CDS encoding CopG family transcriptional regulator, translating into MKKKIKYTDEPLGDLAVIEDFLPPPEELVLKEDNVKVTISLSRSSVEYFKSVAKDNQTQYQKMIRSVLDHYASKYRQGNEAGSSGKKKQHRIG; encoded by the coding sequence ATGAAGAAGAAAATAAAATACACAGATGAGCCGTTGGGCGATCTGGCGGTCATCGAAGACTTCCTGCCCCCGCCGGAGGAACTGGTGCTCAAGGAGGATAATGTCAAAGTCACCATTTCCTTGAGCAGGTCGAGCGTCGAATATTTCAAGTCCGTGGCCAAGGACAATCAAACCCAGTACCAGAAGATGATCCGGAGCGTACTGGACCATTACGCTTCAAAATATCGACAGGGCAATGAGGCCGGAAGTTCCGGCAAGAAGAAACAGCACCGGATTGGCTGA
- a CDS encoding radical SAM protein — translation MSSGTAEAETWISPPPRGGGVPVAVAYPNSYRVGMSNLGYQAVLGAFLRHPGFDARRVFWDGRALTFPDGGRNLDDFAAVAFSVSYQPDLVHLPRMLETGKAPSGKAAHGPIVIGGGVALTINPETSASWFDLVVLGDSEPVLPAIMDGILASHRDGAGLNEKLSSLDGIYIPDQRPRTVKPIFLKDLDTRPARPAVLSKSSEFGELYPVEISRGCSAGCRFCAAGTVCGPVRFLGFDTFVREAGRGLTFRHKIGLVGTAVSYHPRLEEMAVFTLEEGGTFSPSSIRAERITPRLAALLARAGHRTVSLAPEAGTEKLRSAVGKGFSDGLFLEKAGILLEAGIPNIKLYFMAGLPGEEDADMAGIVDLAARLRDLMVRHGRSRGRVGTVTVSVNPFVPKPRTAFERMPMAEESALTRRLKMVRKGLGPVGGVRVQTGSVRGACLDALLSLGGRQVATVLDKLPPGGVSIKRLVKIFPEAEQVLFGRGEGEMPWSFIK, via the coding sequence GTGTCGTCCGGGACCGCCGAGGCGGAAACCTGGATCTCGCCGCCCCCCCGAGGCGGCGGGGTGCCGGTGGCCGTGGCCTACCCCAACAGCTACCGGGTGGGCATGTCGAACCTCGGGTACCAGGCGGTCCTGGGGGCGTTCCTGCGGCACCCGGGCTTCGACGCCAGAAGGGTGTTCTGGGACGGCCGGGCCCTCACCTTCCCCGACGGGGGCCGAAACCTGGATGACTTCGCAGCGGTAGCCTTTTCCGTTTCCTACCAGCCGGACCTTGTTCACCTCCCCCGGATGCTGGAAACGGGAAAGGCCCCTTCAGGAAAGGCCGCCCACGGGCCGATCGTCATCGGCGGCGGCGTCGCCCTGACCATCAACCCCGAAACTTCGGCCTCCTGGTTCGACCTGGTGGTCCTCGGCGACAGCGAGCCGGTCCTGCCTGCCATCATGGACGGGATCCTGGCCTCGCACCGGGACGGCGCCGGCCTTAACGAAAAGCTCTCCTCCCTTGACGGCATCTACATCCCCGATCAGCGCCCGCGCACCGTGAAGCCGATCTTTCTCAAGGACCTGGACACCCGGCCGGCCCGCCCGGCCGTGCTCTCGAAAAGCTCGGAGTTCGGGGAGCTGTATCCCGTCGAGATCTCCAGGGGGTGCTCAGCCGGCTGCCGGTTCTGCGCCGCCGGGACCGTGTGCGGGCCCGTGCGGTTCCTGGGGTTTGACACCTTTGTCCGGGAAGCGGGCAGAGGGCTTACGTTCCGACACAAGATAGGCCTCGTAGGTACGGCCGTCTCTTATCACCCCCGTCTCGAAGAGATGGCCGTCTTCACACTGGAGGAGGGAGGAACCTTCTCTCCCTCCTCCATCCGCGCCGAGAGGATCACCCCCCGGCTCGCGGCCCTGCTGGCAAGGGCCGGGCACCGCACGGTGTCCCTCGCGCCCGAGGCGGGAACCGAGAAGCTCCGGTCGGCGGTGGGAAAAGGTTTTTCCGACGGCCTTTTCCTCGAAAAGGCGGGGATCCTCCTCGAAGCAGGCATCCCCAACATCAAGCTTTACTTCATGGCGGGGCTCCCAGGCGAGGAGGACGCGGACATGGCCGGGATCGTGGATCTCGCTGCACGGCTGCGCGACCTCATGGTCCGGCACGGCCGGAGCCGCGGCAGGGTCGGGACGGTCACGGTGAGCGTCAACCCCTTCGTGCCCAAACCCCGCACGGCTTTCGAGCGGATGCCCATGGCGGAAGAGTCGGCCCTGACCCGGCGGCTGAAGATGGTCCGGAAAGGGCTCGGACCGGTGGGCGGGGTCAGGGTCCAGACGGGCTCCGTGAGGGGGGCCTGCCTGGACGCGCTGCTCTCCCTGGGCGGCCGGCAGGTGGCCACCGTGCTGGACAAGCTGCCTCCCGGCGGTGTATCAATAAAACGCCTGGTTAAGATCTTCCCCGAAGCGGAGCAGGTTCTGTTCGGCCGCGGAGAAGGGGAGATGCCCTGGAGTTTTATAAAATAA